The genomic segment CGACCGGGGCAGACGCAGCAGACCCAGAGACCGGGGCAGGGGCCCGCGGCGGCAACGAGCACAGCGAGGACGGAGCACAGGACATGGCGCCGGGACAGCGGCAGCGGCCGGGAGCGGGACGGGACGAGCTGGACGGGCGCGAGGGGCGGTCAGCCCCGGTGGAGGGCCCGGACACCCGGCTGTGCGGCGGCGGGCTGACCCTCGCCTACGACCGGCGGACCGTCGCCGAGGATCTGACCGTCGCGATCCCCGACCGCTCCTTCACCGTCATCATCGGCCCCAACGCCTGCGGCAAGTCCACCCTGCTGCGCGCGCTGTCACGGATGCTCAAGCCGGCGGCGGGCAGCGTGCTCCTCGACGGCCGGGACATCTCCGCGACCCCCGCGAAGCAGGTGGCCCGCACCCTCGGGCTGCTGCCGCAGTCCTCGATCGCCCCGGACGGCATCGGCGTCTCCGAACTCGTCTCCCGCGGCCGGTATCCGCACCAGGGGCTGCTGCGCCAGTGGTCGTCGGAGGACGAGCGGGTCGTCGCCGCGTCGATGGACGCCACGGGGATCGCCGACCTCGCCGACCGCACCGTGGACGAACTCTCCGGCGGGCAGCGGCAGCGCGTGTGGATCGCCATGGCCCTGGCACAGCAGACGCCGCTGCTGCTCCTGGACGAGCCGACGACCTTCCTGGACCTCGCCCACCAGATCGAGATCCTGGACCTGTGCGCCCGCCTCCACGAGGAGGAGGGCCGCACCCTGGTCGCCGTCCTCCACGACCTCAACCACGCGGCCCGGTACGCCACCCACCTCATCGCCATGCGCGAGGGGCGCATCGTCGCCTCCGGGCCGCCCGCGGAGATCGTCACGGCGGAGCTGGTCGAGGACGTGTTCGGTCTCCCCTGCCGGGTCATCGACGATCCCGAGACCGGCACACCGCTGGTCGTACCGGCGGCCAGGAACCGCCGCGCGGTGCCGTCGGACAGGACGGCGAAGACGCCGGAGACGCGGCCGGCGACGGAGGGGGCGGCGAGGACGGGGCGCTGACGGGCGCGTCGCCGGACACGGGCCCCGGCAGCTCCGGGCCCCCGGCCCCGGGCCCCGTGGCACCGTCCCCGGGCCCGCCCGCGTTATCCGGATGTACGGACCTCTTCCGTTTTCCTCCCGCGGCGGCCGGTCGTCGGGGAGCATGGGAGCCGATATCCCTACGCCCCTGCTGGAGCCCGAACATGGCGGAGAGCGTGCCGGTGCGCTGCCCCTCGTGCCGCCGCGAGCACTCGTACACCCCGAACACCTACCCCTGCGCCTGCGGTTCCCCGCTGACCCCGCGCATCCTGCGCGGCGGGTCTCCCGTCCGGGTCGAACACCACACCTGGGAGGACACCTGGGTCACCGTGCGCTGCGATGCCTGCGGGCGGCGCAGCCAGTGGCCGCGTCCCGAACTGGGCTGCCCGTGCGGGCTGTTGCTGCGGCTGCCCGTCGCCCCGCTGACCAGTGCCTCCCCGGCCGTCCCGGGGTCTCCCGCGGAGCCGCCGCGGCAGCCCGCCCCGACCTCGGCGGTGCCGCGGCCCGCGTTCCGGCCGGTGACGATCCGCACCGGCCGGGACGCGGTCAACGCCGCCGCGAAGTACCTGCGCTGGCTGGGCTTCCGCGACGTCCTCGCCTGCGACGACCGCCCCGGCACCGGTGTGGACCTGCGCGGCACCGGGGTCGTCGCCCAGGTCGACCCGACCACCCGGCCCTCCGCCCTGCGCGAGGTCGAGTGCCTCTGGCTCAACGGGCTCAACGCCTCGGCGGTCGGGGTGTTCTTCTCCCTGGCCGGTTATGCCCACGACGCCCGGACCCGCGCCGACGAGTTACTGGTGCCGCTGTTCGTCATGGACCTCACCGGCACCCCGCAGCCCGTGAACGACGCGGCGGACGACCTCATCCGGATGGGCGCCTGAGGCCGGGCGGGCGCCTGCGGGCGGGCCGGGCGGGCGGGCGGGCTCAGTCCCGCCGCCCCGTACCGGTGAGTTCTCCGGTGGTGCGGTCGAGGAAGGCGGCGGCCCAGACCAGGGGCGCGTTCCAGTTGACGGCGTTCTCCTTGGAGCTCCAGGCCCCGGGCGCCGTGCGGGGGCCCGCGTAGGACTTGGCGGCGGGGCGGCCCTTGGGGGTGGCCTTGTCGTTGACGAGGGTGTTGTTGGGCCCGCCGGCCAGCCAGCCCCGGGGGAACGGGACGCGCGGGAAGCGGCCCCAGGCCCAGCGGTCGTGGAGGTCGGTCTCGCTGTGCTCGCCGTACCCCGTGATGTAGGAGAGGCGCAGGGCGTTGGTCCCCATGAGGTAGTCCATGGCGCGGTGCGCACCGCGCAGATAGCGCCGGTCGCCCGTCAGGTCGTGGGCGGTGCCGAGCAGCAGGACGCGGTTGACGACAGCGGAGTTGGAGCCCCACGGGTACTTCCGGTCCCCGGCGAGCGGGACGGGGTAGCCCTCCTTGCCGAGGACGGCCAGGATCCGGTCGGCCTCGGCGCGCAGGCGCCGCGTCATCCGGTCCCGGTCGGCGGCGGGCAGGTCGTTGCGGGCGGCCAGCAGGGAGAGGGTGCCGGTGGTCGCGGTCCGCGCCCAGGAGAAGCGGCGGGTGATCTCCCCATAGTGGCGGGAGCCGGTGACGGCCGTGCGGTAGGCGGCGGTTGAGGGGGCGGCGCGGCGGTGGCCGGTGAGGTAGAGCTCGGCCGCGGCGGCGTAGCGGTCGTCGCTGTTGCCGCGGTCCTCGTAGTCGCCGCCGCCCTCGGCGTCCTTGACGGCAGCGGTGTAGTCGGTGTCGGGGCGGGCCTCGGCGCGGGACCAGGCGTCCTCGGCGGTGCGCCAGAGGGCGGCGGCGCGCCGCGGGTCGTGGGGGGCGAGGACGCGGGAGAGGTGGGCGGTGGTGCGGGCGACGGCGTAGGTGGCGTTGGTGGAGGGCGGCATGGCGGAGCGCTTCATGGCGTTCTCGGCGGCCACCGACTCGGGCGGGAAGCCGCTCCACGCGTGGTTGTGGACCTTGTGCGAGGCGAGGCCCTCGCGGGGCAGCATGCCGGGGACGAAGCGGGAGCCGTAGGCGGTCTCGTCGAGGATGTCGGGGCGGCCGTTGGAGCGTTCGGGGATCGCGAGCGATCCGTCGGGGAGCGCCCGGGGGTCGCGTTCGTGGAGGTTGAGCAGGGTCCAGGCGGCGAGGGCGTGGTTGACCGGGTAGACGCCGAAGTCGCCGGCGTCCGCCCAGGCGCCGCGGACGTCCAGCCGCTGCTTGCCGCACCACCGGCGGTAACAGGGGACGGACGCGTCGCCGGGGTGCAGCGCGTCGTGGGCGTGCGCGGGGTGCTGGAGGTGGCGGGCCTCGACGGGGGTGCCCATCCGGTGGAAGTAGAAGTAGCCCATCGCGTCGCGGGCCAGCGCCGGGTAGAGGGCGCGGTCCCGCACGGAGAACGGGACGCTGCGGCCCGCGCCGTCCGCCTCCAGCACATAGCGGCCGGGGGTGCGGTGCCGGGAGAAGTCGGCGTGGTGGAGATGGTCGCCGGAGGCCCGGTCGTGGCCGTACACCCGGGTGCGGCCCGATGCCGCGACGGCGCCGGAGCCGTGGATCCGCAGCCGCCAGCCGACGGGCTTCCCGGCCGCGCTGACGACGGCGGCCACCTTGGCGGCTCCGGTGAGATAGCCGATCTGGTTGACGCGGACGGCGGCGCCGCTGCCGTCGTTCCCGCCGGCCTCCTTGTCCCCGGCGCCGTTCTCCTGGCGGCCGCTGTCCGCGGCCCGCGCGGACGGCGGGCCGCCCTCGGCGGCCTGGGGGGTGAGGGCGGCGAGCGCGAGCCCGGCGGCCAGGGCGGCCGCCGCTCGCGCGTGCGGCCGCCGGGGCGGGCGTGGTCGGTTGGCCGGCATGGGGCATCCCCTTCGGTCGACGATGACGGGGCTTCGCTACCGTCATCGCCGCCCGGGGGTCCACCGGACTCACCCGTCCGGCCCGGGGGTTCACCCCGGAGGGTGTACGGTCCGGCCCGGGCCGGCCGTCACCGCGGCCGGTGGGTGACCCTGCCGCCGGTCACGTCCCGGCGCGGGCGCGTTCCGGGGAGCGCGACTGCTGCGGGGTGCGGGCCGGTGCCGTGAAGCCCTCGCGCAGCTCGACCTTGCGCACCTTGCCGCTGACGGTGGTGGGGAAGGAGTCCATGACCCGCAGATGGCGGGGGACCTTGAAGTGCGCGAGCCGGCCGCGGCAGTAGCGGGCGAGCTCGTCGCGGGTCAGGGGGTCCGCCGGGTCGCGGAGGATGACGCAGGCGAGGATCTCCTCGCCGTAGGTCTCGTCCGGCACCCCGACCACCTGCACATCGGCGATCTTGGGGTGGCTGTACAGGAACTCCTCGATCTCCCGCGGATAGACGTTCTCGCCCCCGCGGATGATCATGTCCTTGATGCGTCCGACGATCCGGACGTAGCCGTCCTCGCCCATCACCGCCAGGTCGCCGGTGTGCATCCAGCGGGCGTGGTCGATGACCTCCGCGGTGCGCTCGGGCTCCTCCCAGTAGCCGAGCATCACCGAGTAGCCGCGGGTGCAGAGTTCGCCCGCGGTGCCGCGCGGCACGGTGAGGCCGGTCGCCGGGTCGGTGATCTTCACCTCCAGGTGCGGCAGCACCCGGCCGACGGTGCCGACGCGGCGCTCCAGGTCGTCCTCGCGCCGGGTCTGCGTGGAGACCGGGGCGGTCTCGGTCATGCCGTAGCAGATCGACACCTCGGCCATGTTCATCTCGCTGACGACCCGCTTCATCACCTCCACCGGGCAGGGCGAGCCGGCCATGATGCCCGTCCGCAGCGAGGAGAGGTCGTAGTCCTCGAAGCCGGGCAGGTCGAGTTCGGCGATGAACATCGTCGGCACCCCGTAGAGGGAGGTGCAGCGTTCGGCGGCGACGGCTTCGAGGGTGGCCGCGGGGTCGAACGAGCGGGCCGGGATGACGATGCAGGCGCCGTGGGTTGTGGCGGCGAGATTGCCCATGACCATGCCGAAGCAGTGGTAGAAGGGCACGGGCAGGCAGATGCGGTCCTGCTCGGTGTAGCGGATCAGCTCGCCCACCCAGAAGCCGTTGTTGAGGATGTTGTGGTGGGAGAGCGTGGCGCCCTTGGGGAAGCCGGTGGTGCCCGAGGTGTACTGGATGTTGACCGGGTCGTCGCAGCTGAGTTCGGCGGCGCGGGCGGCCAGGCGCTCGCGCGGCACGCCCTGGCCGGCCCGGATGAGGCCCTGCCAGGTGGAGTCCTCGATGTAGACGACGTCGCGCAGGGCCGGGGCGTGGGCGCGGACCTGTTCGACCATGCGCCGGTAGTCGCTGGTCTTGTGCTCGACGGAGGAGACCATCACCCCGATCCCGGCCTGCTTGAGCACATACGCCAGTTCGTGCACGCGGTAGGCCGGGTTGATGTTGACCATGACGGCGCCGATGCGCGCGGTCGCGTACTGCACGAGGACCCACTCGGGGCAGTTGACGGCCCAGATGCCGACCCGGTCGCCCTTGAGGACGCCCTTGGCGAGCAGGCCGAGCGCCACCTCGTCGACGGCGGCGCCGAACTCGGCGTAGGTCCAGCGGCGGCCGGACACCACGTCCACGAGCGCCTCGCGGTCGGGGTGGGCGGCGATCGCGCGGTCGAGGCTGGCCCCGATGGTGTCGCCGAGCAGTGGCCCGTCCGCGGTGCCGGCGGCGTACGAGAGCTCACCGGCCACCGGTGTGGCGGCGCCGGCCGGGTCCGTCCCCTCCGGGGCGGTGCCGTTGCCCTCTGCGGTGCCGTCGGCGGAAACGGCGGAGCGCTTGCTCATGAGTGGTCCCCCTCGCGGTATGCGGTGGCGCTTGTGGTGCTTGTGGTGCTTCCCTCTGCGGTACGTCGCCGCAGCTCGATCCGGCGGATCTTGCCCGAGACCGTTTTGGGCAGTTCGGCGAACTCGATCAGACGGACCCGTTTGTAGGGTGCCAAGTTCCGCCGGGAATGGGCGAAAAGCTCCCGGGCGGTCTCCGGCCCGGGCGGCCAGCCCTCGGCCAGGACGACATACGCCTTGGGCACCGAGAGGCGCAGCGGATCCGGCGCGGGGACGACGGCGGCCTCGGCGACCGCCTCGTGCTCCAGCAGTACGCTCTCCAGCTCGAAGGGCGAGATCTTGTAGTCGGAGGACTTGAAGACGTCGTCGTCGCGGCCGACGTAGGTGAGGTGGCCCCCGGCGTCGCGGGAGGCGAGGTCCCCGGTGTGGTAGTGGCCGCCGGCCATCACCTCGGCGGTGCGGGAGGCGTCGCCGTGGTAGCCGGTCATGAGGCCGACGGGGCGCTCGCCGTCGGGGCCGGTGAGGCGGACGCACACCTCGCCCTCGTCGCCGGGCTCGCCGGTGGCCGGGTCGAGCAGATCGATGGCGAAGCCTGGCATCGGGCGGCCCATGGACCCGGGTTTCACGGGCTGCCCGGGGCTGTTGGCGATCTGGACGGCGGTCTCCGTCTGGCCGAAGCCGTCCCGGATCGTCACCCCCCAGTCCGCCCGGACCCGTTCGATGACCTCCGGGTTGAGCGGCTCCCCCGCCGCGACCACCTCGCGCGGCGGGGTGGCCAGCCGGGTCAGGTCGGCCTGGACGAGCATCCGCCAGACGGTGGGCGGGGCGCAGAAGCTGGTGACGCCGAGGCGGTCCATGTGCTCCATGAGCCGGGCCGCGTCGAAGCGGGTGTAGTTGTGCACGACGACGGTGGCCTCGGCGTTCCACGGCGCGAAGAGGCTGCTCCAGGCGTGCTTGGCCCAGCCGGGCGAGGAGATGTTCAGGTGGGCGTCGCCGGGCCGCAGCCCGATCCAGTACATGGTGGCCAGATGGCCCACCGGATACGAGAGATGGGTGTGCTCGACGAGTTTGGGGCGGGCCGTGGTGCCCGAGGTGAAGTACAGCAGCAGTGGGTCGCCGGCGGCGGTGGGGCCGTCCGGGGTGAAGGCGTCCGGGAAACCGCGGGCCTCCTCGTACGGGAGCCAGCCGGGCGGCGGGCCGGGGGCGTCCGGCCCGGTGCCGCAGACGGCGATCCGGGTGTAGTCGCCGGGGACGTCCGCGAACTTGGCGGTGTCCCCGGCCCGGACGACGACGTGCCCCGCCCGGCCGCGGGCGACGCGGTCGGCCAGGTCGGCCGGGCCGAGCAGCGGGGTGGCGGGGATGACGACGGCGCGCAGCTTCATGGCGGCGAGCGCGGTCTCCCACAGCTCGGTCTGGTTGCCGAGCATGACGACGATGCGGTCGCCGGCCCGCACCCCCTGGGCGCGGAGCCAGTTGGCGACCCGGCCGGAGCGGGCGGAGAGCTCGGCGAAGGAGCTGCGGCTCTCGCCGCCGTCCTCCTCGACGATGTGCAGCGCGGTGCGGTCGTTGCCCTCGGCCACCCGGTCGAACCAGTCCAGGGCCCAGTTGAAGCGGGACGGGCGCGGCCAGCGGAACCCGGCGCGGGCGGCGTCGTAGTCCTCCCGGTGGCGGAGGAGGAAGTCGCGGGCCCGGCGGAACTCCTCCGTGGCCTCCGTGGCGGCGGGCGGCTCACCGGCGCCGGCCGACGCCGTGGTTCCGCTTCCCGTCATCTGTCCTCCTCGTGGTGGTGCGGCTCAGTAGCATCTTGAGGCAGTGACCTGCGTCTCACTACCCCCGGACGGGGGTGACACCGGTATATGCGTACGGGGGAGGGGAGTTGACCGTGGCCGAACTGGAGCACGGGGGCGCGAACGCGGAGGGGCCGCGTACGCCGGGCGCGACCGCCGAGGTCAGAGCGGCGCTGCTGCGCCTGCGGCGGGCCAGCGGGCTGCCGGTGGCCTTCGGCGGGCTGCTGGTGGACGGCACGCGGCTGCGCATCGGCGAGCTCAGCGGCGCGTCCACCGGCTCCCTGGCGGGCCTGTCGGTGACGGCCGGCAACGGCCTCGGCGGCAAGGCCCTGGCGCTGTCCCGGCCGGTGACGGTGACCGACTACCCGGCTTCACGGACCATCAGCCACGAGTACGACGGCGCGGTGGCGGCCGAGGGGCTGCGCGCCGTCCTCGCGGTCCCGGTGATCGTGGGACGGCAGGTGCGGGGCGTGCTCTACGGGGCGCTGCGGCAGCCGGTGCCGCTGGGCGACCGCACCCTGCACGCCGCGATGGGCGCGGCGCGGGAGCTGGAACGGACCCTGGCGGTCCGCGACGAGGCACAGCGGCTGCTGGCGGAGGGGCGGACCGGCACGGCGCGGACGGCGGGGCCGGGGGCGGCCGGGGCGTTCGCCGGGCCGGGGGGCGCGGCCGACGCCGCCGGCGCGGGCGCGGGTGCCCTCGGCGGTCCCGGAGGGCCCGGCGGTCCCGGGGGGCCGGGACTTCCCGGCGGGCCCGGCGGTCCGGACGGCTTCGGCGGCCCCGGGGGCCGCGGTGATCGGGACGGGCCGGCCGGGGTGATGTCCGGAGCGGCGTGGGAGCGGGTGCGAGAAGCGCACGCCCGGCTGCGTGCGCTGGCGCCGCGGGTGGCGGACCCGGAGCTGCGGGACGAGGTGCTGGCGGTCTGCGAACGGCTGGCCGAGGCCGGCTCGGCGGAGCCGGCGGCGGACCACCGCGGGGCCCCGGGCGGCACGGGGCTGGCGCCGCGCGAACTGGACGTCCTGGCGTGCGTGGCGGCGGGGGCCACCAACGCCGACGCGGCGGAGCGGCTGGGGGTGCGGCCGGAGACGGTGAAGGCGTACCTGCGGTCGGCGATGCGGAGGCTGGGAGCGCACAGCCGGCTGGAGGCGGTGGTGGCGGCGCGGCGGGCCGGGCTGCTGCCCTGAGGCCACGGGCCGGGTCTGCCGCCCTGAGCCCAGGGTGACGGCGACGGGCCGCGGGGCGCGGGCGAGCGGGGAGCCGGCAACCGTGAGCAGCGACCGGCCCGGTTGGCCGACGGGCCGGCACGGCGACCGGGCATCGGCGGGGGAACACCGGCCACCGGTCCTCCGCCCCGGCCCCGTCCGCGGTCGGGGTCGGGGCCGGGGCCGACGAGGCCCCCCTCCGGCGGGTCCGGGGCGTCCGTGCGTCCGGAGGGAGAGTTCGCGGCGCGGTCCCGGCCCGCCGGTCCGGCCGAGCGGGCGCGCGGGACGCGATTGGCTGGCCGGGGGACTCTTCTTGTAGATTCGAACAAAAGGCGGGGCCCCGGGCAGCGGAACGATCCCACCGGCCCGCGCCCTCTCCCCCACGCCTCCCCTGCACCCGTTTCCGACCGATCGGCGAGCGACCATGCGCCTCCGCGCACTGCTGGAGAACGACGTCCTGGGCCTGCGCCTGCTCAGCGGCGAGGCGGAGCTGGACCGCACCGTGCGCGGTGTCATGACCACCGACCTGCGCGATCCCGGCCGTTATCTGTCGGGCGGCGAACTGGTGCTCAGCGGACTGGCCTGGCATCACGGGCCGGAGGACTCGGAGCGGTTCGTCCGGATCCTCACCGGTGCCGGCGCCGCGGGACTGGCGGCGGGCGAGGCCGAGTTGCGTGCCGTCCCGGCGGATCTGGTGGCCGCCTGCGAGCGGCACCGGCTGCCGCTCTTCGCGGTGGACGAGAGCGTGGCGTTCGCCACCATCACCGAGCACGTGGTGCGCCGGGTCTCCGGCGAGCGGGCCGGTGATCTGGCCGCCGTCGTCGACCGGCACCGCAGGATGATGACGGCCGGGCCGTCGGGCCGGGGCCCGGACGTGGTCCTCGATCTGCTCGGCAGCGATCTGGACCTGCGCGCCTGGGTGCTCTCGCCCACCGGCCGGCTCGTCGCGGGTCGCGGAGCCGGCGCGGGACCGGACGCCGGCGGGGAGCGGCCGGACCCGGAGCTGTGCGCGGCGCTCGCGGGCGAGTACCTGGCCGCGGAGGCCGCCGGGCGGGCGGCCCCGCACCGGTTCACCGCCTCCGGCACCGTCCACTCGCTCTTCCCCGTCCGCGCCACCGGCCCCGCCTCCGCGCGGGAGACGGGCGACGCGCCGGCGGCCGTGCTCTCCGACTGGCTGCTGGCCGTCGAGGCCGACGCGGGCGACTGGCCCGCCGAGCGGCTCGACCTGCTGCACGGGGTCACCCAGCTGATCGCCGCCGAACGCGGCCACCGGGACGCCGCCCGGGCGGTACGGCGGCGGCTCGCCCAGGAGGTCGTCGACCTGCTGCGGGACGGCGCGCCGCCCGCCGAGACCGCGGCCCGGCTGCGGGCCGCCGCGCCCGTGCTGCTCCCGGGCCTCGGCAGCGCGCCGCACTGGCAGATCGTGGTCGCCCGGCTCGAACAGGAGCCCGCGGGCCCGGCGGAGACGGCCGCGGCGGACGGGCCCGGCCGCCGTACCCGGGACGAGACCGGCGGACCGGCGGCGCGGGCGCTGCTGGAGGAGATCCTCCTCGACCCGCGCGCGGGCGGCCCGGAACCGGCGGACCGCAGCGCCGTGGCCTGCGGCGGTGACGAGGCCGTCGCGCTGGTACCGCTGCCCGCGGTGGCGGGCCCGGACGGCGGAGGCCCCGAGGGCGGGGGCGTCCGGACCGAGGATCTGCTCGGCGCCGCGCGGGGGCCGCTGGAACGCGGCCTGGAGGCGGGCGGCGGGCGGCTCACCCTGGGCGTCAGCGCGGTGGTGCTGACCCCCGAGGGGCTGCGCGGCGCGCTGGAGGAGGCCCGGCACGCCCGCCGGGTCGCCGCGGCCCGGACCGGCCGGGTGTGCGCGGCCGGGCACCAGGAGCTGGCCTCGCACGTGCTGCTGCTGCCGTTCGTACCGGACGACGTGCGGCGCGCCTTCACCGCACGCCTCCTGGAGCCGCTGCGGGACTACGACCGCCGGCACCGCGCGGAACTGGTCCCGACACTGGAGGCCTTCCTCGACAGTGACGGCTCCTGGACCCGCTGCGCGGCCCGGCTCCATCTGCACGTCAACACGCTGCGCTACCGCGTGGGCCGTATCGAGCAGTTGACGGGCCGGGACCTGTCCCGCCTGGAGGACAAGCTCGACTTCTTCCTCGCCCTGCGGATGAGCTGACCCGGACGGCACCACAGCGCCCGCCGTGCCCGCCGCCTCGGGGGAGGGGGACGCACCGCCGCTGCGGGCGGGGGCGCCGGGCCGGGTGGACGCTGCCGGGGCGGACGTCCTGCGGCTCCTGGCGGAACAGAGGCGTCCGGGCCCGGCCTGCCGGTGCAGGACCCGGCCGTTGGGCCGGAGCCCCGTGCGGTACCGGCTCCAGGGGGCGCCGACGGCGCCGGGCGGACCCGGGCCGGCGGCTCCGCGGGCCCCGGCGGAAGCCGGCAAACCTCGCGGAGGGGGCGCGGACATCGCGGAGCCGGCGGAAGCACGGAACCCGGCGGTCCGCATCCCGCGGCGACACCCGGAAGCCCACCGTCCGCTTACCGGGCACGACCCTCCGCACGCCCCCTCCGCCGGGGCCGCGACACGGCCCCGCGCCCCCGCGCGCGAGGGCCCTCCGGAGCCCGCTATCCTGCGCGTGACCTGGGTCACAGCAGTCTCGCGGTGCTTTGTGAATCCGTTCACCCAACCCCTTGGCTCCGCACCATGATTCATGCTGAGATTCGCCCACGGCTTTCCGGGCTCGACGGCGCGCATGGGAGGGAATGTGGCGGATACCGCCATGTCACGTTCTGGACCGAAGAACCCCGCTACGGAACCGGTCCCCTGGGACGACCCGCTCCAGAGCGCCGTGTGGCGGCTCCGCTCCCGCGGCTGCTGGGAGGACGCCGCCGCGCTGCTCGCCCCCTCGGCCGTCACGGAATCGGCCGCCGCGCTCTGGCGCACCACCATCCTCGTGGAGCGGTGCCTGTTCACGGCCACGGGCTGGGAGGAGGCCGACGACGCCCTCCGCGCGGCCGAGGCGCTGGTCACCGGTGACGAGGAACGGGGCAGCGCCGCCTGCGAACGCGGCCATCTCGCCTACGCCTCCACCCTGTTCGGGGTGCGGGACCGCGCCGACGAGGCCCGCTCGGCCCTCGGCCGCGCCGCCGCGCTGCTGCCGCCCGGTTCGCCGAACCGCCCGCTGCTGGACTTC from the Streptomyces xinghaiensis S187 genome contains:
- a CDS encoding ABC transporter ATP-binding protein, with translation MAPGQRQRPGAGRDELDGREGRSAPVEGPDTRLCGGGLTLAYDRRTVAEDLTVAIPDRSFTVIIGPNACGKSTLLRALSRMLKPAAGSVLLDGRDISATPAKQVARTLGLLPQSSIAPDGIGVSELVSRGRYPHQGLLRQWSSEDERVVAASMDATGIADLADRTVDELSGGQRQRVWIAMALAQQTPLLLLDEPTTFLDLAHQIEILDLCARLHEEEGRTLVAVLHDLNHAARYATHLIAMREGRIVASGPPAEIVTAELVEDVFGLPCRVIDDPETGTPLVVPAARNRRAVPSDRTAKTPETRPATEGAARTGR
- a CDS encoding glycoside hydrolase family 9 protein, with protein sequence MPANRPRPPRRPHARAAAALAAGLALAALTPQAAEGGPPSARAADSGRQENGAGDKEAGGNDGSGAAVRVNQIGYLTGAAKVAAVVSAAGKPVGWRLRIHGSGAVAASGRTRVYGHDRASGDHLHHADFSRHRTPGRYVLEADGAGRSVPFSVRDRALYPALARDAMGYFYFHRMGTPVEARHLQHPAHAHDALHPGDASVPCYRRWCGKQRLDVRGAWADAGDFGVYPVNHALAAWTLLNLHERDPRALPDGSLAIPERSNGRPDILDETAYGSRFVPGMLPREGLASHKVHNHAWSGFPPESVAAENAMKRSAMPPSTNATYAVARTTAHLSRVLAPHDPRRAAALWRTAEDAWSRAEARPDTDYTAAVKDAEGGGDYEDRGNSDDRYAAAAELYLTGHRRAAPSTAAYRTAVTGSRHYGEITRRFSWARTATTGTLSLLAARNDLPAADRDRMTRRLRAEADRILAVLGKEGYPVPLAGDRKYPWGSNSAVVNRVLLLGTAHDLTGDRRYLRGAHRAMDYLMGTNALRLSYITGYGEHSETDLHDRWAWGRFPRVPFPRGWLAGGPNNTLVNDKATPKGRPAAKSYAGPRTAPGAWSSKENAVNWNAPLVWAAAFLDRTTGELTGTGRRD
- a CDS encoding AMP-binding protein; translation: MSKRSAVSADGTAEGNGTAPEGTDPAGAATPVAGELSYAAGTADGPLLGDTIGASLDRAIAAHPDREALVDVVSGRRWTYAEFGAAVDEVALGLLAKGVLKGDRVGIWAVNCPEWVLVQYATARIGAVMVNINPAYRVHELAYVLKQAGIGVMVSSVEHKTSDYRRMVEQVRAHAPALRDVVYIEDSTWQGLIRAGQGVPRERLAARAAELSCDDPVNIQYTSGTTGFPKGATLSHHNILNNGFWVGELIRYTEQDRICLPVPFYHCFGMVMGNLAATTHGACIVIPARSFDPAATLEAVAAERCTSLYGVPTMFIAELDLPGFEDYDLSSLRTGIMAGSPCPVEVMKRVVSEMNMAEVSICYGMTETAPVSTQTRREDDLERRVGTVGRVLPHLEVKITDPATGLTVPRGTAGELCTRGYSVMLGYWEEPERTAEVIDHARWMHTGDLAVMGEDGYVRIVGRIKDMIIRGGENVYPREIEEFLYSHPKIADVQVVGVPDETYGEEILACVILRDPADPLTRDELARYCRGRLAHFKVPRHLRVMDSFPTTVSGKVRKVELREGFTAPARTPQQSRSPERARAGT
- a CDS encoding AMP-binding protein translates to MTGSGTTASAGAGEPPAATEATEEFRRARDFLLRHREDYDAARAGFRWPRPSRFNWALDWFDRVAEGNDRTALHIVEEDGGESRSSFAELSARSGRVANWLRAQGVRAGDRIVVMLGNQTELWETALAAMKLRAVVIPATPLLGPADLADRVARGRAGHVVVRAGDTAKFADVPGDYTRIAVCGTGPDAPGPPPGWLPYEEARGFPDAFTPDGPTAAGDPLLLYFTSGTTARPKLVEHTHLSYPVGHLATMYWIGLRPGDAHLNISSPGWAKHAWSSLFAPWNAEATVVVHNYTRFDAARLMEHMDRLGVTSFCAPPTVWRMLVQADLTRLATPPREVVAAGEPLNPEVIERVRADWGVTIRDGFGQTETAVQIANSPGQPVKPGSMGRPMPGFAIDLLDPATGEPGDEGEVCVRLTGPDGERPVGLMTGYHGDASRTAEVMAGGHYHTGDLASRDAGGHLTYVGRDDDVFKSSDYKISPFELESVLLEHEAVAEAAVVPAPDPLRLSVPKAYVVLAEGWPPGPETARELFAHSRRNLAPYKRVRLIEFAELPKTVSGKIRRIELRRRTAEGSTTSTTSATAYREGDHS
- a CDS encoding LuxR C-terminal-related transcriptional regulator, which produces MEHGGANAEGPRTPGATAEVRAALLRLRRASGLPVAFGGLLVDGTRLRIGELSGASTGSLAGLSVTAGNGLGGKALALSRPVTVTDYPASRTISHEYDGAVAAEGLRAVLAVPVIVGRQVRGVLYGALRQPVPLGDRTLHAAMGAARELERTLAVRDEAQRLLAEGRTGTARTAGPGAAGAFAGPGGAADAAGAGAGALGGPGGPGGPGGPGLPGGPGGPDGFGGPGGRGDRDGPAGVMSGAAWERVREAHARLRALAPRVADPELRDEVLAVCERLAEAGSAEPAADHRGAPGGTGLAPRELDVLACVAAGATNADAAERLGVRPETVKAYLRSAMRRLGAHSRLEAVVAARRAGLLP
- a CDS encoding PucR family transcriptional regulator, which encodes MRLRALLENDVLGLRLLSGEAELDRTVRGVMTTDLRDPGRYLSGGELVLSGLAWHHGPEDSERFVRILTGAGAAGLAAGEAELRAVPADLVAACERHRLPLFAVDESVAFATITEHVVRRVSGERAGDLAAVVDRHRRMMTAGPSGRGPDVVLDLLGSDLDLRAWVLSPTGRLVAGRGAGAGPDAGGERPDPELCAALAGEYLAAEAAGRAAPHRFTASGTVHSLFPVRATGPASARETGDAPAAVLSDWLLAVEADAGDWPAERLDLLHGVTQLIAAERGHRDAARAVRRRLAQEVVDLLRDGAPPAETAARLRAAAPVLLPGLGSAPHWQIVVARLEQEPAGPAETAAADGPGRRTRDETGGPAARALLEEILLDPRAGGPEPADRSAVACGGDEAVALVPLPAVAGPDGGGPEGGGVRTEDLLGAARGPLERGLEAGGGRLTLGVSAVVLTPEGLRGALEEARHARRVAAARTGRVCAAGHQELASHVLLLPFVPDDVRRAFTARLLEPLRDYDRRHRAELVPTLEAFLDSDGSWTRCAARLHLHVNTLRYRVGRIEQLTGRDLSRLEDKLDFFLALRMS